The Oncorhynchus tshawytscha isolate Ot180627B linkage group LG08, Otsh_v2.0, whole genome shotgun sequence genome window below encodes:
- the LOC112255823 gene encoding transmembrane protein 87A isoform X1, with protein MPDVTVFLSCLLFFISILRPGIGAEVSLWNVDINSSQNAVFRKTLYANTTIFMTFHGDLALCDSTLAFNISWYLRSSICYNEVFNTPDNKALTMFGLDHMLKEDWSGFYSQGYMYFHNCSTLLQPKVYYTDFSPYQPLISPQSEEGRPSNQSAPQGWLEKPDIGAVAKAWSDSPYLFIVKVQPQQRGDASGGRPGAEEEEPNDVQGNLAFIMTVEMKGPREYSSPADWPLMMFYMVMCIVYVFFGALWLFWSACYWKDLLRIQFWIGGVIILGMLEKAVFYSEYQSIRYRGDYVQGAVIFAELLSALKRSLARILVLIVSLGYGIVKPRLGTTVHRLAAVGLLYLLFSSVEGVLRVTGGFYGTVALVANLSLSLIDSCVMWWIFISLSQTTRLLKLRRNVVKLSLYQHFTNTLIFSVLASIIFIIWTTKVFKLVDCQTGWRDLWVDDAFWRLLFSTILLVIMVLLRPSANSQRFSHSPLIDEDDEEDEAKEPMLNEAFEGMKMRGTKAETNGSQSQKLLSKEDEDLKWVEENIPTTVADVALPVMLDEEEEILKTKMERSKME; from the exons atgccaGATGTCACGGTGTTTTtgtcatgtttgttgttttttatttcaatTTTGCGTCCAGGGATCGGGGCAGAAGTGTCCTTGTGGAATGTCGACATCAACTCA TCACAAAATGCCGTCTTCAGGAAGACATTGTACGCCAACACAACCATCTTCATGACAT tccaTGGCGATTTGGCTTTATGTGATTCCACCCTGGCCTTCAACATCAGTTGGTACCTCCGTTCCTCAATCTGCTACAATGAAGTCTTTAATACTCCA GACAACAAGGCACTGACTATGTTTGGTCTGGATCACATGCTGAAGGAGGACTGGAGTGGCTTCTACAGCCAGGGATACATGTACTTCCACAACTGCTCAACTCTTTTACAACCCAAG GTGTACTACACAGACTTCAGCCCCTATCAACCCCTCATCAGCCCACAG AGCGAGGAAGGCAGGCCTTCCAATCAGAGTGCTCCACAGGGGTGGCTGGAAAAGCCG GATATAGGTGCGGTGGCCAAGGCTTGGTCCGACAGCCCCTACCTGTTTATAGTGAAGGTACAGCCGCAGCAGCGTGGAGATGCCAGCGGGGGGCGCCctggagcagaggaggaggagcctAATGATGTCCAGGGGAACTTGGCCTTTATCA TGACCGTGGAGATGAAGGGGCCTCGTGAATACTCCTCCCCTGCAGACTGGCCTCTAATGATG TTCTACatggtgatgtgtatagtgtatgtgtTCTTCGGGGCGCTCTGGCTCTTCTGGTCGGCCTGTTACTGGAAAGATCTGTTGAGGATCCAGTTCTGGATCGGAGGAGTGATCATCCTGGGCATGCTGGAGAAGGCCGTCTTCTACTCCGAGTACCAGAGCATCCGCTACAGAGGAGACTATG TCCAAGGTGCTGTGATCTTTGCCGAGTTGCTGTCTGCTCTGAAGAGATCTCTGGCTCGCATCCTGGTGCTCATAGTCAGTCTGGGCTACGGCATCGTCAA ACCCAGGCTGGGCACCACAGTCCACCGGCTAGCAGCAGTAGGCCTGCTCTACCTGCTCTTCTCCTCCGTGGAGGGAGTGCTGCGCGTCACAGGA ggTTTCTATGGGACCGTAGCCCTGGTGGCTAAcctgagtctctctctcattgACTCCTGTGTGATGTGGTGGATCTTCATAAGCTTGTCCCAGACCACTCGTCTTCTGAAGCTGCGTAGGAACGTGGTGAAGCTGTCTCTGTATCAGCATTTCACCAACACACTCATCTTCTCTGTTCTGG CTTCTATTATCTTCATCATCTGGACGACCAAAGTGTTTAAGCTGGTCGACTGCCAGACG GGTTGGAGGGATTTGTGGGTAGACGATGCCTTCTGGCGCCTCCTCTTTTCCACCATCCTCCTGGTCATCATGGTGTTGCTACGACCCTCCGCCAACagccagag GTTCTCCCATTCCCCTCTGATCGATGAAGACGATGAGGAGGATGAAGCCAAGGAACCCATGCTGAATGAAGCCTTTG AGGGGATGAAGATGAGAGGCACCAAGGCTGAGACTAATGGATCCCAGTCACAGAAACTACTCAGTAAAGAG GATGAAGACCTGAAATGGGTTGAGGAGAACATTCCCACAACTGTTGCTGATGT aGCCCTCCCAGTAATGCTTGACGAAGAGGAG GAAATTCTGAAAACCAAGATGGAGAGATCTAAAATGGAATGA
- the LOC112255823 gene encoding transmembrane protein 87A isoform X2, which translates to MKSWVDRCNMKLFDDSDTSSQNAVFRKTLYANTTIFMTFHGDLALCDSTLAFNISWYLRSSICYNEVFNTPDNKALTMFGLDHMLKEDWSGFYSQGYMYFHNCSTLLQPKVYYTDFSPYQPLISPQSEEGRPSNQSAPQGWLEKPDIGAVAKAWSDSPYLFIVKVQPQQRGDASGGRPGAEEEEPNDVQGNLAFIMTVEMKGPREYSSPADWPLMMFYMVMCIVYVFFGALWLFWSACYWKDLLRIQFWIGGVIILGMLEKAVFYSEYQSIRYRGDYVQGAVIFAELLSALKRSLARILVLIVSLGYGIVKPRLGTTVHRLAAVGLLYLLFSSVEGVLRVTGGFYGTVALVANLSLSLIDSCVMWWIFISLSQTTRLLKLRRNVVKLSLYQHFTNTLIFSVLASIIFIIWTTKVFKLVDCQTGWRDLWVDDAFWRLLFSTILLVIMVLLRPSANSQRFSHSPLIDEDDEEDEAKEPMLNEAFEGMKMRGTKAETNGSQSQKLLSKEDEDLKWVEENIPTTVADVALPVMLDEEEEILKTKMERSKME; encoded by the exons ATGAAATCCTGGGTTGACAGATGTAATATGAAGCTTTTCGACGATTCAGACACCAGT TCACAAAATGCCGTCTTCAGGAAGACATTGTACGCCAACACAACCATCTTCATGACAT tccaTGGCGATTTGGCTTTATGTGATTCCACCCTGGCCTTCAACATCAGTTGGTACCTCCGTTCCTCAATCTGCTACAATGAAGTCTTTAATACTCCA GACAACAAGGCACTGACTATGTTTGGTCTGGATCACATGCTGAAGGAGGACTGGAGTGGCTTCTACAGCCAGGGATACATGTACTTCCACAACTGCTCAACTCTTTTACAACCCAAG GTGTACTACACAGACTTCAGCCCCTATCAACCCCTCATCAGCCCACAG AGCGAGGAAGGCAGGCCTTCCAATCAGAGTGCTCCACAGGGGTGGCTGGAAAAGCCG GATATAGGTGCGGTGGCCAAGGCTTGGTCCGACAGCCCCTACCTGTTTATAGTGAAGGTACAGCCGCAGCAGCGTGGAGATGCCAGCGGGGGGCGCCctggagcagaggaggaggagcctAATGATGTCCAGGGGAACTTGGCCTTTATCA TGACCGTGGAGATGAAGGGGCCTCGTGAATACTCCTCCCCTGCAGACTGGCCTCTAATGATG TTCTACatggtgatgtgtatagtgtatgtgtTCTTCGGGGCGCTCTGGCTCTTCTGGTCGGCCTGTTACTGGAAAGATCTGTTGAGGATCCAGTTCTGGATCGGAGGAGTGATCATCCTGGGCATGCTGGAGAAGGCCGTCTTCTACTCCGAGTACCAGAGCATCCGCTACAGAGGAGACTATG TCCAAGGTGCTGTGATCTTTGCCGAGTTGCTGTCTGCTCTGAAGAGATCTCTGGCTCGCATCCTGGTGCTCATAGTCAGTCTGGGCTACGGCATCGTCAA ACCCAGGCTGGGCACCACAGTCCACCGGCTAGCAGCAGTAGGCCTGCTCTACCTGCTCTTCTCCTCCGTGGAGGGAGTGCTGCGCGTCACAGGA ggTTTCTATGGGACCGTAGCCCTGGTGGCTAAcctgagtctctctctcattgACTCCTGTGTGATGTGGTGGATCTTCATAAGCTTGTCCCAGACCACTCGTCTTCTGAAGCTGCGTAGGAACGTGGTGAAGCTGTCTCTGTATCAGCATTTCACCAACACACTCATCTTCTCTGTTCTGG CTTCTATTATCTTCATCATCTGGACGACCAAAGTGTTTAAGCTGGTCGACTGCCAGACG GGTTGGAGGGATTTGTGGGTAGACGATGCCTTCTGGCGCCTCCTCTTTTCCACCATCCTCCTGGTCATCATGGTGTTGCTACGACCCTCCGCCAACagccagag GTTCTCCCATTCCCCTCTGATCGATGAAGACGATGAGGAGGATGAAGCCAAGGAACCCATGCTGAATGAAGCCTTTG AGGGGATGAAGATGAGAGGCACCAAGGCTGAGACTAATGGATCCCAGTCACAGAAACTACTCAGTAAAGAG GATGAAGACCTGAAATGGGTTGAGGAGAACATTCCCACAACTGTTGCTGATGT aGCCCTCCCAGTAATGCTTGACGAAGAGGAG GAAATTCTGAAAACCAAGATGGAGAGATCTAAAATGGAATGA